In a single window of the Pandoraea pulmonicola genome:
- the ileS gene encoding isoleucine--tRNA ligase, whose product MSEKKAPSKYPVNLLDTPFPMRGDLPKREPLWVKQWQEKKIYDKIRRASKGRPKFILHDGPPYANGDIHIGHAVNKILKDMIVKARSLAGFDAAYVPGWDCHGMPIEIQIEKQFGKHLPVREVQEKARAYAAVQIERQKADFERLGVLGDWNNPYKTMNFSNEADELRALAKILENGYVYRGLKPVNWCFDCGSALAEAEVEYKDKTDLAIDVGFSFAEPEKVAAAFGLPRLPREDGYIVIWTTTPWTIPSNQALNVHPEVEYALVSTERGLLILATERVEECLKTYGLHGEIVARTKGEALSLIRFHHPLAKADAGYERTSPIYLGDYVTTDTGTGIVHSAPAYGVEDFLSCKAHDMPDSEIRMPVLGDGRYQDSLPLFGGQSIWDANPHIVEALREAGTLFHSFKYTHSYMHCWRHKTPIIYRATNQWFAGMDVKPVDGAPGDGKTLREIALAAIEATEFFPAWGKQRLHNMIAHRPDWTLSRQRQWGVPMAFFVHKETGALHPRTPELLEAVAKRVEIEGIEAWQTLDPVELLGDEAKDYVKNRDTLDVWFDSGTTHWHVLRGSHAHELGFPADLYLEGSDQHRGWFHSSLLTASMLDGRAPYKALLTHGFTVDGQGRKMSKSIGNTIVPQEVAGKLGAEIIRLWVASTDYSGELSISDEILKRVVESYRRIRNTLRFLLANLADYDHAKHALPQDQWLEIDRYAVALAQSLQTEVLGHYDRYEFHPVVAKLQTFCSEDLGGFYLDILKDRLYTSAPDAPARRAAQNALYHITQGLLRLMSPFLSFTAEEAWQVFQPGNDTIFTETFYAYPEVAEGTRLLEKWHLLRTVRGDVTKALEEARAAEQIGSSLQAEVDVRVSGRKFEVLASLGDDLRFVLITSAASVTQVATEADEGVVVTPSAHQKCERCWHYREDVGADAAHPTLCGRCVSNLFGSGEHRSAA is encoded by the coding sequence ATGAGCGAAAAGAAAGCACCGAGCAAATACCCCGTCAACTTGCTGGACACACCGTTCCCGATGCGCGGCGATCTGCCCAAGCGCGAGCCGCTGTGGGTCAAGCAGTGGCAGGAAAAGAAGATCTACGACAAGATCCGCCGCGCCAGCAAGGGACGCCCGAAGTTCATCCTGCACGACGGTCCCCCGTATGCCAACGGTGACATCCACATCGGCCACGCCGTCAACAAGATCCTCAAGGACATGATCGTCAAGGCGCGCAGCCTGGCGGGCTTCGACGCGGCCTACGTGCCGGGCTGGGACTGCCACGGCATGCCCATCGAAATCCAGATCGAGAAGCAGTTCGGCAAGCATCTGCCGGTGCGCGAGGTGCAGGAGAAGGCGCGCGCCTATGCGGCCGTGCAGATCGAGCGTCAGAAAGCGGACTTCGAGCGTCTGGGCGTGCTCGGCGACTGGAACAATCCGTACAAGACCATGAACTTCTCGAACGAAGCCGACGAGCTCCGTGCCCTCGCGAAGATCCTGGAGAACGGCTATGTGTATCGCGGTCTGAAGCCGGTGAACTGGTGCTTCGACTGCGGCTCGGCACTGGCCGAAGCGGAAGTCGAGTACAAGGACAAGACCGATCTGGCCATCGACGTGGGCTTCTCGTTCGCCGAGCCGGAGAAAGTGGCCGCAGCCTTCGGCTTGCCCAGGCTGCCGCGTGAAGACGGCTACATCGTCATCTGGACGACCACGCCGTGGACGATCCCATCGAACCAGGCCCTCAACGTCCATCCCGAAGTGGAGTACGCGCTGGTCTCGACCGAGCGCGGCCTGCTGATCCTCGCGACCGAACGCGTCGAGGAATGCCTGAAGACCTACGGTCTGCACGGCGAGATCGTCGCGCGCACGAAGGGCGAAGCGCTGTCGCTCATCCGCTTCCATCACCCGCTCGCCAAGGCGGACGCCGGCTACGAGCGCACTTCGCCGATCTACCTGGGCGACTACGTGACGACCGATACCGGCACGGGGATCGTCCATTCCGCGCCGGCCTATGGCGTGGAAGACTTCTTGTCGTGCAAGGCGCACGACATGCCCGACTCGGAAATCCGCATGCCGGTGCTCGGCGACGGCCGCTACCAGGACAGCCTGCCGCTGTTCGGCGGCCAGTCGATCTGGGACGCCAACCCGCACATCGTCGAAGCGCTGCGCGAAGCCGGCACGCTGTTCCACTCGTTCAAGTACACCCACAGCTACATGCACTGCTGGCGTCACAAGACGCCGATCATCTATCGCGCGACGAACCAGTGGTTCGCGGGCATGGACGTGAAGCCGGTCGACGGCGCGCCGGGCGACGGCAAGACGCTGCGCGAGATCGCGCTGGCCGCCATCGAAGCGACCGAGTTCTTCCCGGCGTGGGGCAAGCAGCGCCTGCACAACATGATCGCGCACCGCCCGGACTGGACGCTCTCGCGCCAGCGTCAATGGGGCGTGCCGATGGCGTTCTTCGTGCACAAGGAAACCGGCGCGCTGCATCCGCGCACGCCGGAACTGCTCGAGGCCGTGGCCAAGCGCGTGGAAATCGAAGGCATCGAGGCCTGGCAGACCCTCGACCCGGTCGAGCTGCTGGGCGACGAGGCCAAGGACTACGTGAAGAACCGCGACACGCTCGACGTGTGGTTCGACTCGGGCACGACGCACTGGCACGTGCTGCGCGGCTCGCACGCGCATGAGCTGGGCTTCCCCGCGGACCTGTACCTGGAAGGCTCGGACCAGCATCGCGGCTGGTTCCACTCGTCGCTGCTCACCGCGTCGATGCTCGACGGCCGTGCACCGTACAAGGCGCTGCTCACGCACGGCTTCACGGTCGACGGTCAGGGCCGCAAGATGTCCAAGTCGATCGGCAACACGATCGTGCCGCAGGAAGTCGCGGGCAAGCTCGGCGCCGAGATCATCCGTCTGTGGGTGGCGTCGACCGACTACTCGGGCGAGCTGTCGATCTCCGACGAAATTCTCAAGCGCGTGGTCGAGAGCTATCGCCGTATCCGCAACACGCTGCGCTTCCTGCTCGCGAACCTCGCCGACTACGACCACGCGAAGCACGCGCTGCCGCAGGACCAATGGCTGGAGATCGATCGCTACGCCGTGGCGCTGGCGCAATCGCTGCAGACCGAAGTGCTCGGCCACTACGACCGCTACGAGTTTCACCCGGTGGTCGCCAAGTTGCAGACGTTCTGCTCCGAAGACCTCGGCGGCTTCTACCTCGACATCCTCAAGGACCGTCTGTACACGAGCGCTCCGGACGCGCCGGCACGTCGCGCCGCGCAGAACGCGCTGTATCACATCACGCAGGGCCTGCTCAGGCTGATGTCGCCGTTCCTGTCGTTCACGGCGGAAGAAGCGTGGCAGGTGTTCCAGCCGGGCAACGACACGATCTTCACGGAGACGTTCTACGCCTATCCGGAAGTCGCGGAGGGCACGCGTCTGCTCGAGAAGTGGCATCTGCTTCGCACGGTGCGCGGCGATGTGACCAAGGCGCTCGAAGAGGCGCGCGCCGCCGAGCAGATCGGCTCGTCGCTGCAGGCCGAAGTGGACGTGCGCGTGTCGGGACGCAAGTTCGAGGTGCTCGCAAGCCTCGGCGACGATCTGCGCTTCGTGCTGATCACCTCGGCCGCCTCGGTGACCCAGGTGGCGACGGAAGCGGACGAAGGCGTGGTCGTCACGCCGTCGGCGCACCAGAAGTGCGAGCGCTGCTGGCACTACCGTGAGGACGTGGGCGCAGACGCCGCGCACCCGACCCTGTGCGGCCGCTGCGTGTCGAATCTGTTCGGCAGCGGCGAACACCGGAGCGCGGCATAA
- the lspA gene encoding signal peptidase II, translated as MAGKAGARTGAKRSGGNSGARGAAGFGLAPWLGIAVIAILLDQVTKLTILKTFQYGEFRPLTSFFNLVLVYNKGAAFNFLATAGGWQRWFFTLLGVVAATVIIWLLKRHNGQKMFCLSLSLILGGALGNVIDRVIYGHVVDFLDFHVGGWHWPAFNVADSAICVGAVLLVIDELRRVRRGK; from the coding sequence ATGGCAGGCAAAGCAGGCGCTCGTACGGGCGCAAAGCGTAGCGGCGGCAACAGTGGCGCCCGCGGCGCGGCCGGCTTCGGCCTGGCGCCGTGGCTCGGCATCGCGGTCATTGCGATTCTGCTCGACCAGGTCACCAAGCTCACCATACTGAAGACGTTTCAGTACGGCGAATTCCGCCCGCTGACGTCGTTCTTCAACCTGGTGCTGGTGTACAACAAGGGCGCGGCCTTTAACTTTCTGGCCACGGCCGGTGGCTGGCAGCGCTGGTTCTTCACGCTGCTGGGCGTGGTGGCGGCCACGGTCATCATCTGGCTGCTCAAGCGCCACAACGGCCAGAAGATGTTCTGCCTGTCGCTGTCGCTGATTCTCGGCGGCGCGCTGGGCAACGTGATCGATCGCGTGATCTACGGTCACGTGGTCGACTTTCTCGACTTTCACGTCGGCGGCTGGCACTGGCCAGCGTTCAACGTGGCCGACTCGGCCATTTGCGTGGGCGCGGTGCTGCTGGTCATCGACGAGTTGCGACGCGTGCGGCGCGGCAAATAG
- the coaBC gene encoding bifunctional phosphopantothenoylcysteine decarboxylase/phosphopantothenate--cysteine ligase CoaBC, producing the protein MDRGELAGKTIVLGLTGGIACYKSAELTRLLVKAGAAVQVVMTDAATQFITPLTMQALSGRPVFTSQWDNRIDNNMAHIDLSREADAILVAPASTDFLAKLAHGMADDLLSTLCVARDCPLLVAPAMNRQMWANPATQRNAATLRGDGVTLLGPGSGDQACGEIGDGRMLEPEDLYEAMVGFFQPKRLAGRRVLITAGPTFEPIDPVRGLTNLSSGKMGFALARAAAQAGADVHLVAGPTSLATPWGVTRSNVQTAQQMYDAVMADASRNDIFIAVAAVADWRVRDVAHEKIKKTGDADVPTLEFVQNPDILAAVAQLPKPPYCVGFAAESGDLEKNGAQKRLRKQVPLLVGNLGPATFGQDDNEVILFDDAGQKRLPRADKRSLARSLIIEIAARLPSRAPG; encoded by the coding sequence ATGGATCGCGGTGAACTGGCGGGCAAGACCATCGTTCTCGGCCTGACGGGCGGCATCGCCTGCTACAAGTCGGCCGAACTCACGCGCTTGCTCGTCAAGGCCGGCGCTGCGGTACAGGTCGTCATGACCGACGCCGCCACGCAATTCATCACCCCGCTCACGATGCAGGCACTCTCGGGTCGCCCGGTCTTCACCAGTCAGTGGGACAACCGCATCGACAACAACATGGCGCACATCGACCTCTCGCGCGAGGCCGACGCCATTCTCGTTGCCCCCGCCTCCACCGACTTTCTCGCGAAGCTCGCACACGGCATGGCCGACGATCTGCTTTCCACGCTGTGCGTGGCGCGCGACTGTCCGCTGCTCGTCGCACCGGCCATGAATCGTCAGATGTGGGCCAACCCGGCAACGCAGCGAAACGCCGCCACGCTGCGCGGCGACGGCGTCACGTTGCTCGGTCCGGGCAGCGGCGACCAGGCCTGCGGCGAAATCGGCGACGGACGCATGCTCGAGCCCGAGGATCTCTACGAGGCGATGGTCGGCTTCTTCCAACCGAAGCGGCTGGCCGGGCGCCGCGTGCTGATTACCGCCGGCCCGACCTTCGAGCCGATCGACCCGGTGCGCGGCCTGACCAACCTGTCGAGCGGCAAGATGGGCTTCGCCCTCGCGCGGGCCGCCGCGCAAGCCGGCGCCGACGTGCACCTGGTGGCCGGTCCCACGTCGCTGGCCACGCCGTGGGGCGTGACGCGCAGCAACGTCCAGACCGCGCAGCAGATGTACGACGCGGTGATGGCCGACGCCTCGCGCAACGACATCTTCATCGCCGTGGCGGCCGTCGCCGACTGGCGCGTGCGCGATGTGGCGCACGAGAAGATCAAGAAGACTGGCGACGCCGACGTGCCGACGCTCGAGTTCGTCCAGAACCCCGACATTCTCGCGGCTGTGGCGCAGTTGCCGAAGCCGCCGTATTGCGTGGGTTTTGCCGCCGAATCGGGCGATCTGGAGAAGAACGGCGCGCAAAAGCGCCTCCGCAAGCAGGTACCGCTACTCGTAGGCAATCTCGGCCCGGCCACGTTCGGACAGGACGACAACGAGGTCATCCTGTTCGACGACGCCGGCCAGAAGCGCCTGCCCCGCGCCGACAAGCGATCGCTCGCGCGCAGCCTGATCATCGAGATCGCCGCGCGGCTGCCCTCGCGCGCGCCAGGCTGA
- a CDS encoding MFS transporter translates to MTQPSSPARPAVSVYGTLSMLAAIMFFGFMTIGMPLPVLPVYVHETLGYGSFVVGVTIGIQSVVTLLLRSYAGRTVDTRGPRRAVLTGLCGCAAAGVLYLVASVAPNPALALGVLIAGRVVLGFGESLILTGGMSWGIGLLGAAHASKAISWQGVSMYTALATGAPFGAYLLQSAGFTVVSLVNIALPAIAFAIALRLPPAAPVGGNRLPFFRVVGLVWRPGLAMTLGSIGYAVIAAFITLYYASHGWSGAAYALTLYSACFIGMRVLLAHAVDRFGGRRVAMFSLVFSAIGQFLLWGAVNPHMALAGAGLTGVGFSLVFPALGVEALRSVPPQNRGAALAAYSAFFDLALGLIGPMAGLVANYFGYASIFLCGALGGIVAILMIARLPHAGPHTAPADSSAGSGH, encoded by the coding sequence ATGACACAACCCTCCTCGCCAGCGCGGCCCGCCGTCAGTGTCTACGGGACACTGAGCATGCTCGCCGCGATCATGTTCTTCGGCTTCATGACGATCGGCATGCCACTGCCCGTGCTGCCGGTCTATGTCCACGAAACGCTCGGCTACGGCTCGTTCGTGGTCGGCGTGACCATCGGTATCCAGTCGGTCGTCACGCTGTTGCTGCGCTCCTACGCCGGGCGCACCGTCGATACGCGCGGCCCGCGCCGCGCCGTACTCACCGGCCTGTGCGGCTGTGCCGCGGCAGGCGTGCTGTATCTCGTGGCGTCGGTGGCGCCGAACCCGGCGCTCGCGTTGGGCGTGCTTATCGCCGGGCGCGTGGTGCTCGGCTTCGGGGAGAGTCTCATCCTCACCGGCGGGATGTCGTGGGGCATCGGGCTGTTGGGCGCCGCCCACGCGAGCAAGGCCATTTCGTGGCAAGGCGTGTCGATGTACACCGCACTGGCCACCGGCGCGCCGTTCGGGGCGTACCTGCTGCAATCGGCGGGCTTCACTGTGGTGTCGCTCGTCAACATTGCGCTACCGGCCATCGCATTCGCCATCGCGCTTCGGCTGCCGCCTGCCGCCCCCGTCGGCGGCAACCGTCTGCCGTTCTTCCGGGTGGTCGGTCTCGTGTGGCGCCCGGGGCTCGCCATGACGCTCGGCAGTATCGGCTACGCCGTCATCGCGGCCTTCATCACGCTCTACTACGCGAGCCACGGCTGGTCAGGCGCCGCGTATGCACTCACGCTCTACAGCGCCTGCTTCATCGGCATGCGCGTCCTGCTGGCGCATGCGGTGGACCGCTTCGGCGGACGTCGCGTCGCCATGTTCTCGCTCGTGTTCAGCGCCATCGGCCAGTTCCTGCTGTGGGGCGCCGTCAACCCGCATATGGCGCTCGCCGGCGCGGGGCTGACCGGCGTGGGCTTCTCGCTGGTATTCCCGGCGCTCGGCGTGGAGGCGCTGCGCTCGGTGCCGCCGCAGAATCGCGGTGCGGCGCTGGCCGCCTACTCCGCCTTCTTCGACCTGGCGCTGGGTCTGATCGGGCCCATGGCCGGACTCGTCGCCAACTATTTCGGTTACGCCTCGATCTTCCTGTGCGGCGCGCTCGGCGGCATCGTGGCGATCCTCATGATTGCGCGCCTGCCGCACGCAGGCCCCCACACCGCACCGGCAGATTCGTCCGCCGGCAGCGGCCATTGA
- a CDS encoding LLM class flavin-dependent oxidoreductase — translation MAHTPAPIKLSILDQTPMIHGHSVADAIAATVELAQAADDLGYTRYWCAEHHGLRGVANPAPEVMIARLAGVTKRLRVGSGGVMLPYYSPFKVAEQFLMLEALFPNRIDLGVGRAPGGDMRTARAVAKGPYDAGEQFPQQVAELAGLFGGTLADDHPYRGVLLQPAVDTRPELWVLGSSEFGGLLAAQLGLRYCFAHFINAYDGQHVAQAYRERFVPGQLAKPYCAVALFVICADTDAEAEALEASVDLRRVQMAYGMNEPIPSLEQGAQAKPRYGDRERAVIAREKARSIIGTPERVTERVVELQAEFDADEIVVLTVAGSYRARLRSHELLAQAFSLRTTD, via the coding sequence ATGGCTCACACCCCCGCCCCCATCAAGCTCTCGATTCTCGACCAGACGCCGATGATTCACGGCCACAGCGTGGCGGACGCCATCGCCGCGACCGTCGAGCTCGCTCAAGCGGCCGACGATCTCGGCTACACGCGCTACTGGTGCGCCGAGCACCACGGCCTGCGCGGCGTGGCCAACCCGGCGCCCGAGGTCATGATCGCGCGCCTGGCGGGCGTGACGAAACGGCTGCGCGTCGGATCCGGTGGCGTCATGCTGCCGTACTACAGCCCGTTCAAGGTGGCCGAACAGTTCCTGATGCTCGAAGCGCTGTTCCCCAACCGGATCGACCTGGGCGTTGGCCGTGCACCCGGCGGCGACATGCGCACCGCGCGCGCCGTCGCCAAAGGCCCGTACGACGCGGGCGAGCAATTTCCGCAACAGGTTGCCGAACTGGCCGGACTCTTCGGCGGCACGCTGGCCGACGACCACCCGTATCGCGGCGTGCTGCTGCAACCGGCGGTCGATACGCGTCCCGAGCTGTGGGTGCTCGGCTCAAGCGAATTCGGCGGACTGCTCGCCGCACAACTCGGCCTGCGCTACTGCTTCGCCCACTTCATCAACGCCTACGATGGTCAGCACGTGGCGCAAGCCTATCGCGAGCGCTTCGTGCCGGGCCAACTCGCCAAGCCGTATTGCGCGGTCGCGCTATTCGTCATCTGCGCCGACACCGACGCCGAAGCCGAAGCGCTGGAGGCAAGCGTCGACCTGCGCCGCGTGCAGATGGCGTACGGCATGAACGAGCCGATCCCGAGCCTCGAACAGGGGGCGCAGGCCAAGCCGCGGTATGGCGATCGCGAACGCGCCGTCATTGCCCGCGAGAAAGCCCGTAGTATCATCGGCACCCCGGAGCGCGTCACCGAACGCGTGGTGGAATTGCAGGCAGAGTTCGACGCGGACGAGATCGTCGTGCTGACGGTGGCGGGCAGCTACCGGGCGCGCCTGCGTTCGCATGAATTGCTCGCGCAGGCGTTTTCGCTGCGCACTACCGACTGA
- the dut gene encoding dUTP diphosphatase produces MKLDVKILDERLRSQLPAYATPGSAGLDLRACLDAALTIEPGQTVLVPTGLAIHLSDPGYAALILPRSGLGHKHGIVLGNLVGLIDSDYQGQLMVSTWNRGNEPFVLNPFERLAQLVIVPVVQAEFNIVDEFPESDRGAGGFGSTGKH; encoded by the coding sequence ATGAAACTCGACGTCAAGATTCTCGACGAGCGCCTGCGCTCGCAGTTGCCCGCCTACGCCACGCCGGGCAGTGCCGGACTGGATCTGCGCGCCTGCCTCGACGCCGCGCTCACCATCGAACCGGGCCAGACCGTGCTCGTGCCGACCGGGCTCGCCATTCACCTGTCCGATCCGGGCTACGCCGCACTGATCCTGCCGCGCTCCGGGCTCGGCCACAAGCACGGCATCGTGCTCGGCAACCTGGTCGGTCTGATCGACTCGGATTACCAGGGCCAGCTGATGGTCTCGACGTGGAACCGCGGCAACGAGCCGTTCGTGCTCAACCCGTTCGAGCGCCTCGCGCAACTCGTGATCGTGCCGGTCGTGCAGGCCGAGTTCAACATCGTCGACGAATTCCCCGAGAGCGATCGGGGTGCGGGCGGCTTCGGCAGCACCGGCAAGCACTGA